In Streptomyces sclerotialus, one genomic interval encodes:
- a CDS encoding DUF6204 family protein, producing the protein MVTEHTYRVIVRGKWDGLTEEARARLLAAAGDHGLAQVRFTPEGSLAYDTPLSSFTYRYVVVSDAADGEEMAAALAEEKAEEALRAAGYGWRDLRSSATDMDTMKVNRRRR; encoded by the coding sequence ATGGTCACCGAGCACACCTACCGTGTGATCGTGCGCGGCAAGTGGGACGGGCTGACCGAGGAGGCGCGGGCCCGGCTGCTGGCGGCGGCCGGGGACCACGGCCTGGCACAGGTGCGGTTCACCCCGGAGGGCTCGCTCGCCTACGACACCCCGCTGTCGTCCTTCACGTACCGGTACGTCGTCGTCTCGGACGCGGCGGACGGCGAGGAGATGGCCGCCGCGCTCGCCGAGGAGAAGGCCGAGGAGGCGCTGCGCGCTGCCGGGTACGGCTGGCGCGACCTGCGGTCCTCGGCCACGGACATGGACACCATGAAGGTCAACCGGCGGCGGCGCTGA
- a CDS encoding CoA transferase, translating to MDDDTGHRADATALVWAALGGEAGLAGRVRHGGARGLLPARLPVMDLAGAAVAGCALAGAELAAARTGGALPAVRVDDGAVATAFLSERHLRIDGRAPASFAPLSGFWRTADGHVRTHANYPHHRDRLLAALGLPDTAGPETLAAELAGRGAAETEETVYAAGGLAVAVRAPEEWSGHPQGAAVARQPLLTLDRIGAGTPPVRPPGLAGGPLLPAAGLRVLDLTRVIAGPVATRTLALLGADVLRLDAPGLPESREAHADTGFGKRSAVLDLGSRAGRGTFEELLSAADVVVTGYRPGALDRFGLAPEALAERRPGIVVARLSAWGDHGPWGARRGFDSLVQAATGIAVTEAAADGTPGALPAQALDHATGYLLAAAVLRALTERSRTGGARLATLALTRTAALLTDVLPRRVPAPADAYDPAVRLAECDSPAGRLRHALPPVSFDGGPVNWARPPGEWGADAPAWW from the coding sequence ATGGACGACGACACGGGGCACCGAGCGGACGCGACGGCCCTGGTCTGGGCCGCGCTCGGCGGCGAGGCCGGACTGGCCGGGCGGGTGCGCCACGGCGGTGCGCGGGGGCTGCTGCCGGCGCGGCTGCCGGTCATGGACCTGGCCGGAGCGGCCGTCGCGGGGTGCGCACTGGCCGGCGCCGAGCTCGCCGCGGCCCGCACCGGTGGTGCGCTGCCGGCCGTACGGGTCGACGACGGCGCCGTGGCCACCGCCTTCCTCAGCGAGCGGCACCTGCGGATCGACGGCCGGGCACCCGCGTCGTTCGCGCCGCTCTCCGGCTTCTGGCGCACCGCCGACGGCCACGTGCGCACCCACGCCAACTATCCGCACCACCGCGACCGGCTGCTCGCGGCCCTCGGCCTGCCGGACACCGCCGGGCCCGAAACGCTCGCCGCCGAACTGGCCGGTCGTGGCGCGGCGGAGACCGAGGAGACGGTGTACGCGGCGGGCGGCCTCGCCGTGGCCGTGCGGGCCCCGGAGGAGTGGTCCGGCCACCCGCAGGGCGCGGCCGTGGCCCGGCAGCCGCTGCTCACCCTCGACAGGATCGGCGCCGGCACGCCACCGGTCCGGCCGCCGGGCCTGGCCGGCGGCCCGCTGCTGCCCGCCGCCGGGCTGCGGGTGCTGGACCTGACACGGGTGATCGCCGGGCCGGTCGCCACCCGTACGCTCGCGCTGCTCGGCGCCGACGTGCTGCGTCTTGACGCACCGGGCCTGCCGGAGAGCCGGGAGGCGCACGCCGACACCGGTTTCGGGAAGCGCTCCGCCGTACTGGACCTGGGTTCGCGGGCGGGGCGCGGGACGTTCGAGGAGCTGCTGTCGGCCGCGGACGTGGTGGTCACCGGCTACCGGCCGGGCGCCCTGGACCGCTTCGGGCTGGCCCCCGAAGCGCTCGCCGAGCGCCGCCCCGGCATCGTCGTCGCGAGGCTGTCCGCCTGGGGCGACCACGGCCCCTGGGGCGCCCGCCGCGGCTTCGACAGCCTCGTCCAGGCCGCCACCGGCATCGCCGTGACCGAGGCGGCGGCCGACGGCACCCCCGGCGCGCTGCCCGCGCAGGCGCTGGACCACGCCACCGGCTACCTGCTCGCCGCCGCCGTGCTGCGGGCGCTCACCGAACGGTCCCGTACGGGCGGTGCACGGCTGGCCACGCTGGCACTCACCCGGACCGCGGCGCTGCTCACCGACGTCCTGCCGCGGCGCGTCCCCGCCCCCGCCGACGCGTACGACCCGGCCGTGCGGCTCGCCGAGTGCGACAGCCCCGCGGGCCGCCTGCGGCACGCGCTGCCACCCGTCTCCTTCGACGGCGGACCGGTCAACTGGGCCCGGCCGCCCGGGGAGTGGGGCGCGGACGCACCCGCGTGGTGGTGA
- a CDS encoding GNAT family N-acetyltransferase: MADDRRSAAGTAPESDLYLARGPRVGIRPFRSEDRAEFTARARESTGLHRPWLFPPADEAAYDAYLDRLREPQREGFLICELADGRIAGYLTINNIVHGGFRCGAAGYGAFAHAAGRGLMSEGLQLVLGYAFGPLGLHRIEVNVQPENTASIALARRNGFRKEGYSPDFLFVDGAWRDHERWAITSEMDRPRVP, translated from the coding sequence ATGGCCGACGACCGACGTTCCGCTGCCGGTACCGCACCGGAGTCCGACCTCTACCTCGCGCGCGGTCCGCGCGTGGGCATCCGGCCGTTCCGGTCCGAGGACCGGGCGGAGTTCACCGCACGGGCGCGGGAGAGCACCGGGCTGCACCGGCCCTGGCTCTTCCCGCCCGCCGACGAGGCCGCCTACGACGCCTACCTCGACCGGCTCCGGGAGCCGCAGCGCGAGGGCTTCCTGATCTGCGAGCTCGCCGACGGCCGGATCGCGGGCTACCTCACCATCAACAACATCGTGCACGGCGGCTTCCGCTGCGGCGCCGCCGGTTACGGAGCCTTCGCGCACGCGGCGGGCCGCGGGCTGATGAGCGAGGGTCTCCAGCTGGTCCTGGGGTACGCCTTCGGGCCGCTCGGGCTGCACCGCATCGAGGTCAACGTCCAGCCGGAGAACACCGCGTCGATCGCGCTCGCCCGGCGCAACGGCTTCCGGAAGGAGGGCTACTCGCCCGACTTCCTCTTCGTCGACGGCGCCTGGCGGGACCATGAGCGCTGGGCGATCACCAGCGAGATGGACCGTCCTCGAGTGCCGTGA